The window AGAAAGGAGGGCCACATGTGCGATTTCTGCCACAAGCATGGTGAAGGTGAGAAGTGGTACCTGCGGGCGAAGAACTACTCCGAGGATCTTCTGAGCGACCTCAGGCGGCGGAAGCTCATCACCGATTTTTTTAGCAATACCGACTCCCTCGAGGCGGAGATGGAGAGGATGAGGAGACTCGACTCCGCGCCCCGTTTCGTCAGGCGTGCCGTATCGTGGCACGTGTCGAGACAGATGAGGAGGGACCACTTCGGCCAGGTGGTGCCGATAGAGGACGTGGAGCGCATCTTTAATTTCGTGGGCTCCATCGTTCGCATCGCCTGCATCTGCCGCCACGTAGGGATCAGGACCGAGGCGAGGTACTGCTACGGGGTGAGCATGGCTCCCGACATGGGGGCGTTCGAAGAGCTGGTGCGGGACCTTCAGCCCCCCCACCTGACCGGGCCCGACACGGCGGGACTGGAGAGGCTCAGCAAGGAGGAGGCGCTCGCGTTGTTTCGCGACCACGAGCGTGAGGGCATGTGCCACACGGTGTGGACCTTCGGCACCCCCTTCATCGGGGGGATCTGCAACTGCGACCGGACGGACTGCTTTGCCATGCAGGCCCAGCTTCAGCACGAGGTTCCCGTCATGTTCCGGGCCGAGCACGTGGCCGGGGTCGACCCCGATCTCTGCAACGGGTGCCGCTCCTGCATGACGGCGTGCCAGTTCGGTGCCGTGGGGTACAGCGCAGCCCGGGAAAAAGTGGATATCGATCCCCGCCGCTGCTACGGGTGCGGCATATGCCGGGCCGCGTGCGTCAGGGATGCCATTACCCTGTCCGAACGGGGAAGCGTGCAGGCTGCCGCCAACCTCTGGTGAAACGGGCGGAGCGCCGCTTGCCGGAATAATTATCCCGCCGGCCTCTCTGCTCCCCGCGGTTTGCGGTTCTCATTCCGCAATCAGCATTCCGGATTACCATGAACTGTAGACTGTGAAGAAAGTAATTGGTAGTCCCGGATTCCGGGTCCCGAGAAACCAGTTTCTCGTTTCTCGTTTCTGGTTTCTCGTTTCTGGTTTAACCGGAAACCGTTAACTGCAAACCGTTTTTATTCCCCACTCCGCATTCCATATGAGCCACTCACCCCACCTCCTCCAGCTTCACCTCGATGGCTATCTCCTCCCCCTCCCGCAGGATCCCCAGGGTCACCACGTCCCCCACGTGGCGGTCTTCGAATTCGTTGAGCAGCTCGTCGGGGGTCTTGACCTCCTTGCCGTTGAACTTGATCACGATGTCGCCCAGGATGATGTCGGCCCCGCTCCTGCGTGTCCCCCGGAGGCCGGCGGCCTCGGCGCTGCTGCCCGGCAGGACGTCGATGATCAGAATCCCCCTGATGCCGAGCCTGCGGGCCAGGCTCTCGTGGGCGATGGAGACGCCGATCCCGGGCCTGATGACCCTCCCGTAGCGGATGATTTCCGGGATGATGCGGTTCACATCCTCCACGGGCACGGCGAAGCCGATCCCCGCGCTCGCCCCCGACGGGCTGTATATGGCGGTGTTGACCCCGATGAGCCTCCCGGCGCTGTCCAGGAGGGGCCCTCCGGAGTTGCCCGGGTTTATCGCCGCGTCCGTTTGGATCACGCCGTCTATCTTCCTCCCCGTAACCGATTCGATCTCCCTTCCCAGGGCGCTCACGATCCCCGATGTCATCGTGTGGTCGAGGCCGAAGGGGTTGCCGATGGCGTAGACTTTCTGGCCCACCAGGAGGTTGTCCGAATCGCCCAGGGGTATGGGCTTCAGCTTCTCGGGAGGTGCGGATATCGCCAGGACGGCCAGGTCCTTGTCGGAGGAGGCGCCGACGAGGCTGGCCTTCCACACGGACTGGTCGGAGAGGGTTATCTCGATGCGGTTTGCGTCCTCGATGACGTGGTAGTTCGTAACGATTCGTCCCTCTTTGTCCCACACGAACCCCGAGCCCGTCCCCTTCGGTATCTGGTAGACGTTCAGGGTGAACCAGCTCTGCCTGAACTCGACGCTGGTTATGAATACGACGGAGTCCGCCACGTTCTGGAAAATGTCGATGGTGTTTTTCTCGTCCTCCGCAAGATTCCCCCGTGCGGCGACGACGCGGGGTTTTGCGTCGGGGTCGAGCTTCGGCCTTTCCGACCGCTGCAAGAACAGCCAGAGCACAAGGAGGGCCAGGAGGATCAAAAGGAGGGTGCGGAAGCCGAACCTTTCGGGCCGGGCGTCAAAGGGCCTGAAGTTCTTAGCGTTTTTCATATCTCATTCCTACAATTTTCCTGTTTTGGGACCTAAAACCGGTGCCTCCCTGTATTATACGGGCAATTGTGCTATTTAAAAAAGCAAACGGTCAAGGAATCCCCTGCCTGCTCTCTCGCGGGCGCCCCCGCTGATACGCCTGCTCGATGGCCGGCGCGGGACCGGCTCCTTCTGACCGTATCGGGCCCTGCCCGCTTCTTACATTACAAAACGGTAATATTGCGGTAATTTTCCGGTTACCTTCCTGTGCTATGACAAATCGGGTTTCTTCCGCGAAGGGCGGAAGGTATAAAAGCGCGATGGAGTCTGTGGCAAATGCGGATACTGCTGGTCGAGGACGATCTGAAGATTGCCTCCTTCATCAAGAAGGGGCTGAAAGAGGCGGGCTTTGCGGTGGACCACGTGACGGATGGGGAGCAGGGCCTCGACATGGCTCTCACCGAGCCCTACGATGCGGCGATCGTGGATATCATGTTGCCGAAAAAAGATGGCACGGCGCTCATCGAGGAGCTTCGCCGGGAAAACGTGAACACGCCCGTGATTATCCTGAGTGCGCGGAGGTCTCTCGCAGACCGGGTGCGGGCGATCATGCGCAGGGCAAGCGGGGCGGCGGAGCCCACCAGCCTCACCGTGGGCGATCTTTCCATGAACCTCCTTTCCCGCGAGGTCACGCGGGCAGGGGAGCGGATCGACCTCCAGCCCCGTGAGTTTGCCCTCCTTTCGTATCTCATGCGCAACGCAGGGGTCGTCGTTTCCAAAACCATGATCATGGAGCACGTGTGGGACTATAATTTCGACCCGCAGACGAACGTGGTGGAGGTTCGCATCAGCAGGCTGCGTGACAAGATCGACCGGGGATTTACGAATAAACTGATCCACACCATACGGGGAGCGGGGTATGTCCTCAGAGAAGATGCGTAAGTTGGGGGGATCGCTGGCGCTGAGGCTCACCCTGTGGTACGCGGTTATCTTCACCGTATCATTCCTCGTCACCTTCCTCACCTGCTACCTGCTCCTCTCCTCCTTTTTCCAGAGGCAGCTGGACCGGGAGCTCAGGGCCGAGATAGCCGAAGAGGGGGAGCCCCTCTCGGTCGAACCCGCCTTCGACGCCGGCCCTTTTTATTGCCTCTATAAACGGCTCCCGCGCCGGCTCCTCTCGAAGGGTGCCCCGGGAGGGATCTGAAGCTGACATTTTCTTTTCCGCTGTGCCATCACCCTTTCCCTTTCCGTCCCGTGAAACTTCTGATACTCTTTTTTCGGGTTGAATCTTTGTTCAAACTTCTACGTCAAATAGGGTGTTTCAGGCAGCTCGAGAAAAAATGGGGGTGAGAATGATGAAAAGGTTAGTCTCTCCAATCATGACCGTTTTCCTTGCACTTACGCTTATTGCATGCGCGACGGCAACGAAACAGGAGAAGGGCACCGCGGTCGGTGCCGGGGTCGGCGCCGGAGTCGGCGCCGTTCTCGGGCAGGCAATCGGGGGAGATACGGGAAGCACCCTCATAGGTGCGGGCATCGGTGCCGTCGTCGGCGGGATCGCCGGCAACCAGATCGGGGCCTACATGGACAGGCAGGAGCGGGAGCTGCGCGAGGCGCTTGCGGAATCCGAGGCCGTGAGCATTCAAAGGACGCAGGAGGCGATAGCCGCGTCTGAAGCGGCGGGCGAACAGAGGACGATGGACGTATTGACGGCCACCTTCAAATCCGAGATACTCTTTGACTTCGATTCCTCCGAGATCAAGCCGGGTGGGTATGATGAGCTGGGGAGGGTGGCCGGTGTGTTGAACCGGTACCCGGAGACGACCATCACCGTGGAGGGGCACACGGACTCGACGGGCACGGAGGATTACAATCAACAGCTCTCCGAGAGGCGCGCCTTTGCCGTCGAGGATGCCCTCGTCGGGATGAACGTGGATCGGCGCAGGATACAGGCAATCGGGTTCGGGGAGTTAAGGCCCGCGTATTCCGTCGACGCCATGAACCGGCGGGTGAACATCGTGATCAGGCCCATAATCCAGGGAAGCGGGTAGGGACGCGCAGGGAGAGGCCGGGCACCACGGGTTAGGTACGATGTGATTGCTCCGTGATTTTCACGGGAAGGGAGTCCATCACCGGATACCCATCGCTTTCGGGAGGGCCAACACATGTCTTTTCCGGGGCCAGGGACTGACTGGCGCGGCCTGCGGGCAAAAGTAGGCGGCCGGGTCCTCTGCAGCCCCCTGCGGCGTTTGGCTGAAGTCCTCTTTCTCGGCGACCTCGACTCCTCCTACCTGAGTGAAATCGCAGCGCTCATCCCAACGGGGAGCGAGACCGTCCTGGACCTCGGGGCGGGGTCGGGTTACTTCAGCCTGAAGATCGCGAAGATACTGCCGGAGGGAAAGGTTATCTGCGTGGACCTCTCAGACGAGATGCTCGCGATACTCGACAGGAGGGCCGGGAGGATGGGGCTTGCAAGCAAAATCCGCATCGTGAAGGCGGAGGCCTCGTCGACCGGCCTGGAAAAGGAGACCTGTGACCTCGCCGTCTCGAGCGGGCTCTTCCACGAACTGTCGAGGCCGCAGGAGGCCCTCGCCGAGATGATACGGGTGGCCAGGCCGGGCGGTTCGATCGTCGTGGCTGATTTCCGGGATATCAGGATGCCCCATGGAAAGATGGCGCACGGACCGTTCAGTGTGGATGAGCTCACCGAACTCTTTTACGAAGGGGGCCTCATAGACATAAAAGTCTACCCCGTGCGGCGCTGGGTCGTGGGGGTCGGGAAAAAGTTCAGCATCGCGGCGTAATGAGGGCGTAAGGCGGCAAAGGAATAACTCGCCGCCGGTTCCGGCCCCCGGGGGGATGAAACAACTTTTTTGCTGCCGGACAGGCGGGGGTATCAGGAACGGCCCCTGGTCCCTTTCACTTTCGATGCGTGGTCCTTCTCCCATTTCCGGGTCATTTCGGGCATGTCGTAACCCACGGACCGCAGGAAAAAGAGGGCCGTCTGGCTTCCCAGGTGGGCAAACCGCTTCGACAGGGTTTTTACGAGCTTATCTTCACCTTCGCGGGAGAGCTCCCGGAGGTATTTTTCGAAGGAACCGTGTTCACCCTGGATGGCCCGTATCTCGCGGGCATTGCTCACCGTTGCATCTATTTTCCGGTAATTTCTGACGATCTTTTCGTTTTTCAGCAGCCGGTCGAGATCCGGCTCTCCGAACCGGGCGACTTTCTCGATCGAAAAGCCGGCGAAGGCTTCCCGGAAGGCCTCCCATTTGCTTTCGATAACCTTCCTGCTGAACCCGGACCGGAAAACCGCGCCCGCCATCTCCTCGAAGTAGCCGTCGTCGTTTTTCGGTTTCTTCCCGAGCGCACAGTATTCCACGAAGAACCCTCCTTTCCCTTTGTTGACGCACGGAGATTAGATGAGCCCGGCCTCCACGGAGGTTCTGCAAAAAACGGTCCGCCGGTGAGAGGGAAATTCCCGCCCCGGGGCTATCGGATCTGCCTTAGATGAAAAAGCTGTATACGACCACGGCGGTGAATGTCAGGACATAGATCGGGCGTGCCCAGCGGTCTATCCTGGTCGAGAGGAGGTGGTTACCCCTCGCTGCCAGGGAACAGGTTAAAATTGCCTCTCCCAGGGCAGCGAACATCAAAACGGAGCTTCCCACGATGAACTTGTCCAACCGGGTGAGGTACTCCACGGCCGGCAGGAGGCGTCCTATCGCCAATCTGAAGGCGATGAGCGTG is drawn from Deltaproteobacteria bacterium and contains these coding sequences:
- a CDS encoding 4Fe-4S dicluster domain-containing protein, with the protein product MCDFCHKHGEGEKWYLRAKNYSEDLLSDLRRRKLITDFFSNTDSLEAEMERMRRLDSAPRFVRRAVSWHVSRQMRRDHFGQVVPIEDVERIFNFVGSIVRIACICRHVGIRTEARYCYGVSMAPDMGAFEELVRDLQPPHLTGPDTAGLERLSKEEALALFRDHEREGMCHTVWTFGTPFIGGICNCDRTDCFAMQAQLQHEVPVMFRAEHVAGVDPDLCNGCRSCMTACQFGAVGYSAAREKVDIDPRRCYGCGICRAACVRDAITLSERGSVQAAANLW
- a CDS encoding trypsin-like serine protease, whose protein sequence is MKNAKNFRPFDARPERFGFRTLLLILLALLVLWLFLQRSERPKLDPDAKPRVVAARGNLAEDEKNTIDIFQNVADSVVFITSVEFRQSWFTLNVYQIPKGTGSGFVWDKEGRIVTNYHVIEDANRIEITLSDQSVWKASLVGASSDKDLAVLAISAPPEKLKPIPLGDSDNLLVGQKVYAIGNPFGLDHTMTSGIVSALGREIESVTGRKIDGVIQTDAAINPGNSGGPLLDSAGRLIGVNTAIYSPSGASAGIGFAVPVEDVNRIIPEIIRYGRVIRPGIGVSIAHESLARRLGIRGILIIDVLPGSSAEAAGLRGTRRSGADIILGDIVIKFNGKEVKTPDELLNEFEDRHVGDVVTLGILREGEEIAIEVKLEEVG
- a CDS encoding response regulator; protein product: MRILLVEDDLKIASFIKKGLKEAGFAVDHVTDGEQGLDMALTEPYDAAIVDIMLPKKDGTALIEELRRENVNTPVIILSARRSLADRVRAIMRRASGAAEPTSLTVGDLSMNLLSREVTRAGERIDLQPREFALLSYLMRNAGVVVSKTMIMEHVWDYNFDPQTNVVEVRISRLRDKIDRGFTNKLIHTIRGAGYVLREDA
- a CDS encoding OmpA family protein: MKRLVSPIMTVFLALTLIACATATKQEKGTAVGAGVGAGVGAVLGQAIGGDTGSTLIGAGIGAVVGGIAGNQIGAYMDRQERELREALAESEAVSIQRTQEAIAASEAAGEQRTMDVLTATFKSEILFDFDSSEIKPGGYDELGRVAGVLNRYPETTITVEGHTDSTGTEDYNQQLSERRAFAVEDALVGMNVDRRRIQAIGFGELRPAYSVDAMNRRVNIVIRPIIQGSG
- a CDS encoding methyltransferase domain-containing protein, whose translation is MSFPGPGTDWRGLRAKVGGRVLCSPLRRLAEVLFLGDLDSSYLSEIAALIPTGSETVLDLGAGSGYFSLKIAKILPEGKVICVDLSDEMLAILDRRAGRMGLASKIRIVKAEASSTGLEKETCDLAVSSGLFHELSRPQEALAEMIRVARPGGSIVVADFRDIRMPHGKMAHGPFSVDELTELFYEGGLIDIKVYPVRRWVVGVGKKFSIAA